One Syngnathus acus chromosome 13, fSynAcu1.2, whole genome shotgun sequence genomic window carries:
- the nmd3 gene encoding 60S ribosomal export protein NMD3, whose protein sequence is MEYMQSGATSTQGNILCCTCGVPIPPNPANMCVACLRTQVDISEGIPKQVTIHFCKQCERYLQPPATWMQCALESRELLTLCLKKIKGSMSKVRLIDAGFLWTEPHSKRIKMKVTIQKEVMNGAILQQVFVVEFVIQAQMCDDCHRVEAKDFWKAVVQVRQKTLHKKTFYYLEQLILKHKLHQNALNIKEIHEGIDFYYGSKQHAQKMVDFLQCTVPCRLKVSQRLISHDIHSNTYNYKSTYSMEIVPVCKDNVVCLSPRLAQSLGNMGQVCVCVRVTSTIHLIDPNTLQIAEVDGSTYWRHPFNSLCNPRQLEEFIVMDIDIIRDQKLGAGAGMRSNKHTLAELWVQKTSEMDTGQQYHCRTFLGHLLNIGDLVMGYDFANSNVNDDFLNKMNPHHVPDVVLIKKSFDRSRRVKRRNWKLQEMAKETENVDTDDERQFQDFLEDLEEDEALRKNVNIYRDASKIPVESDTDDDGAPRISLAEMLEELSLLDATGGEGDDMIE, encoded by the exons ATGGAGTACATGCAGTCTGGCGCTACGAGCACCCAGGGAAATAT CCTGTGCTGCACTTGTGGCGTCCCAATTCCCCCAAACCCGGCCAATATGTGCGTGGCCTGTCTACGCACTCAGGTAGACATCTCAGAAGGAATCCCCAAGCAAGTGACAATCCATTTCTGCAAGCAATGTGAACG TTACTTGCAGCCTCCAGCCACATGGATGCAGTGTGCTCTGGAGTCCAGGGAGCTGCTCACACTTTgtctgaaaaaaattaaaggctcTATGAGCAAA GTGCGACTTATTGACGCTGGATTCCTGTGGACAGAACCTCACTCAAAAAGGATTAAAATGAAGGTTACCATACAGAAGGAG GTGATGAACGGCGCCATCCTACAGCAGGTCTTTGTGGTGGAGTTTGTCATCCAGGCTCAAATGTGTGACGACTGCCACCGCGTGGAAGCCAAGGACTTCTGGAAGGCTGTGGTTCAAGTTAGACAGAAG ACTCTTCACAAAAAGACATTCTACTATCTGGAGCAGCTCATCCTCAAGCATAAGCTCCACCAGAATGCCCTAAACATCAAAGAAATTCATG AGGGCATCGATTTCTACTATGGCTCCAAGCAGCACGCTCAGAAGATGGTCGACTTCCTCCAGTGCACCGTGCCCTGCAG GTTAAAGGTGTCCCAGCGTCTCATCTCTCACGACATCCATTCCAACACGTACAACTACAAGAGCACTTACTCCATGGAGATAGTACCCGTTTGCAAG GACAACGTGGTGTGCCTGTCGCCGCGCCTGGCGCAGAGCCTGGGGAACATGGGtcaagtgtgcgtgtgcgtccGGGTCACCAGCACCATCCACCTCATCGACCCAAACACCTTGCAGA TTGCCGAGGTTGACGGTAGCACATACTGGCGCCACCCCTTCAACAGCCTCTGTAACCCACGGCAACTGGAGGAGTTTATCGTTATGGATATTGACATCATCAGAGACCAGAAGCTGGGTGCCGGAGCTGGCATGAGGTCTAATAAG CACACTCTGGCTGAGTTGTGGGTACAGAAGACTTCAGAGATGGACACGGGTCAGCAGTACCACTGCCGCACATTCCTGGGCCACTTGCTCAACATTGGAGACCTGGTCATGGG GTACGACTTTGCCAATTCTAACGTCAACGACGACTTCTTGAATAAGATGAACCCTCATCATGTACCTGATGTG GTGCTTATCAAGAAGAGCTTTGACCGCAGTCGCAGAGTGAAGCGCAGGAACTGGAAACTTCAGGAGATGGCCAAAGAAACAGAGAACGTGGATACAGATGATGAGAG ACAATTCCAGGACTTCCTGGAGGAcctggaggaggatgaggctCTGAGGAAAAATGTTAACATCTATAGAG ATGCCTCAAAGATCCCGGTGGAGAGCGACACCGATGACGACGGCGCGCCACGCATCTCTTTGGCGGAAATGCTGGAGGAGCTCAGCCTCTTGGACGCCACGGGAGGCGAGGGGGACGACATGATAGAGTAG
- the sptssb gene encoding serine palmitoyltransferase small subunit B codes for MNFKNLREYLAWLYYQYLLITGIYVLEPWEKSIFNSVLFSAVAMVIYTSYVFVPIHVRLALEFFSGICGGQPESAMTLMN; via the coding sequence ATGAACTTCAAGAACCTGAGGGAGTACCTGGCCTGGCTCTACTACCAGTACCTTCTAATCACCGGCATCTACGTGCTGGAGCCTTGGGAGAAGTCCATTTTCAACTCGGTCCTGTTCTCGGCCGTCGCCATGGTGATCTACACCTCCTACGTTTTTGTGCCTATCCACGTGCGCCTGGCGCTGGAATTCTTCTCCGGCATCTGCGGTGGCCAGCCGGAGAGCGCCATGACCCTCATGAACTAA
- the otol1b gene encoding otolin 1b, protein MKLISSQWTLLTIVMVTLTAMFYCEAKITPKPKQQYTKKPLSQLLPAEPQPLPTYPSQDFPQDHTMNMEHPSVGPDNYTLDYNECYFNFCECCPPERGPQGPKGDNGLTGPPGERGFTGSSGSPGPPGTSGLKGFKGEKGDKGERGNIGPSGYPGVSGKPGQKGDVGLKGVKGEIGMQGIKGYDGQKGEPGQNGIAGEKGEPGKEGPPGAPGLILGPKGDKGDKGECGTFGERGPKGDRGDTGSPGIPGAMGIPGINGKHGAPGPVGVGGDPGPPGAQGEPGVRGAQGPQGVRGVQGPKGDRGYHGMRGERGMRGFKGAKGSGVPQKRSAFSVGISPRRSFPPSGFPIRFDKIFYNEENHFNVTSNSFVCVHAGVYVFSFHITVRNQPLRATLVVNGSRRVRTRDSLYGQDIDQASTLVVLRLAVGDQVWMETLRDWNGVYASSEDDSIFSGFLLYST, encoded by the exons ATGAAGCTCATCTCCAGTCAGTGGACTCTTCTCACCATCGTCATGGTGACACTCACTGCGATGTTCTACTGCGAAGCCAAGATCACACCCAAGCCCAAACAGCAGTATACCAAGAAGCCCCTCTCTCAGTTGCTCCCTGCCGAGCCCCAACCACTGCCCACCTACCCCAGTCAGGATTTTCCTCAGGACCACACGATGAACATGGAGCACCCCAGTGTAGGCCCTGATAACTACACCCTGGATTACAATGAGTGTTACTTCAACTTCTGTGAGTGCTGCCCTCCTGAGAGAGGACCCCAAGGGCCAAAGGGAGACAATGGCCTGACAG GGCCACCGGGGGAAAGAGGCTTTACCGGATCATCAGGCTCACCTGGGCCACCGGGAACGAGTGGTCTCAAGGGGTTTAAAGGAGAGAAAG GGGACAAAGGTGAAAGGGGAAACATTGGCCCAAGTGGATACCCAGGAGTTTCGGGAAAACCAGGGCAGAAAG GTGACGTTGGCCTAAAAGGAGTGAAAGGTGAGATAGGCATGCAAGGCATTAAAGGCTATGACGGGCAAAAAGGTGAACCTGGACAGAATGGGATTGCTGGTGAGAAAGGAGAACCGGGCAAAGAAGGGCCACCTGGAGCCCCTGGATTGATTCTTGGTCCAAAAGGAGATAAGGGTGATAAAGGGGAGTGTGGCACATTTGGAGAGAGGGGGCCAAAAGGTGATCGTGGAGACACCGGCTCGCCGGGAATTCCGGGTGCGATGGGAATTCCGGGGATCAACGGCAAGCACGGTGCTCCGGGTCCCGTCGGCGTAGGCGGGGATCCTGGACCTCCTGGAGCACAAGGAGAACCTGGGGTGAGAGGGGCACAGGGTCCGCAAGGTGTTCGAGGGGTGCAGGGGCCAAAAGGGGATAGAGGTTACCACGGAATGCGAGGGGAGCGGGGGATGCGGGGCTTCAAAGGGGCAAAGGGTTCAGGCGTTCCTCAGAAACGCTCGGCCTTTAGCGTCGGCATCTCCCCGAGAAGATCCTTCCCGCCATCCGGCTTCCCCATCCGCTTTGACAAAATCTTCTACAACGAAGAGAACCACTTCAACGTCACCAGTAATAGCTTCGTGTGCGTCCACGCCGGCGTGTACGTCTTCTCCTTCCACATCACCGTACGCAATCAACCCCTGCGCGCCACGCTGGTGGTGAACGGCTCGCGGCGGGTCAGGACGAGAGACTCGCTGTACGGACAGGACATCGACCAGGCGTCTACGCTGGTTGTGCTACGTTTGGCGGTGGGGGATCAGGTGTGGATGGAGACCCTCAGAGACTGGAACGGGGTGTACGCCAGCAGTGAGGACGACAGCATCTTCTCTGGATTCCTACTTTACTCGACATAA
- the LOC119132818 gene encoding high affinity immunoglobulin gamma Fc receptor I-like codes for MIAAISFLVLSTLPQFVVTVETSYGALAELVSGHSRVFFGEHVQLRCSIPDGSKSIWNYLWFKGSEQLERHAEILTLQGFRSDSGAFQCQGVRDSAVGNIYTQKSPPVEINVDGGWAILQVPQHPALVGETLNITCRVRGHPRDQEVVLYKDGVEVLRESGFNPKLSLPLLSTEDQGLYTCRASWDDNRRTHSVISNDVQVNVSEVLTQPVLEVVTENVPLSADRMKLICHVQYNARPPAPPIHYFFYLDDSRLGTAMSENFDLVKRKPGLYRCKVKVRQLGLSKWSEAEAFEE; via the exons ATGATAGCAGCAATATCTTTCCTTG TTCTTTCCACACTACCACAATTTGTAGTCACCGTGG AGACATCCTACGGAGCCCTAGCAGAGTTGGTGTCAGGACATTCTCGGGTGTTCTTTGGTGAACATGTCCAGCTTAGATGCAGCATTCCTGACGGCAGCAAGTCGATATGGAATTATTTGTGGTTCAAGGGATCTGAGCAGCTTGAGCGCCACGCGGAAATATTGACTCTGCAAGGCTTCCGTAGCGACAGCGGCGCGTTTCAGTGCCAAGGAGTCAGGGACTCGGCTGTGGGAAACATTTATACCCAAAAAAGCCCACCTGTGGAAATAAATGTGGACG GAGGTTGGGCCATCCTCCAGGTCCCGCAACATCCGGCCTTGGTCGGAGAGACCTTAAATATAACCTGTCGCGTCCGCGGCCACCCCCGAGATCAAGAGGTGGTTTTGTATAAAGATGGCGTGGAAGTCCTGAGGGAGAGTGGCTTCAATCCAAAATTGAGTTTGCCCCTTCTCAGCACGGAGGATCAAGGACTGTATACCTGCAGGGCGTCTTGGGATGACAACAGACGAACTCATTCAGTGATTTCAAATGATGTTCAAGTTAATGTCTCAG AGGTTCTGACACAGCCTGTGCTCGAAGTGGTCACAGAAAACGTCCCGCTCTCGGCGGATAGGATGAAGCTCATTTGCCATGTCCAGTACAACGCCCGCCCTCCGGCGCCTCCCATTCACTACTTCTTCTACCTGGATGACAGCCGTTTGGGGACGGCTATGTCCGAGAACTTTGATTTGGTCAAACGGAAACCGGGTCTGTACAGATGCAAGGTCAAGGTACGCCAGCTTGGCCTGTCTAAGTGGAGTGAAGCCGAAGCGTTTGAAGAGTGA
- the rabgef1l gene encoding RAB guanine nucleotide exchange factor (GEF) 1, like isoform X2 produces MMEGQRLFFPASCHLSREGSDATTSLDAQSSPSSFPTSSRPSSADTDRATREFIDFLKPLKYGQQIFKQCRAFTESMAYKRDMGAEDMSECVQDFYQSLSERLHTQFKGSSEYIEGIMDQVERYITTRLYKEVFCPETSDDEKKDLAVQNRIRALHWVTIEMLGVPVDEEIPEASDSVVKAITDVVEIDSKRVPKDKLACITRCSKHIFNAIRISKKEAASADDFLPTLIYIVLKANPPRLQSNIQYITRFCNPSRLMTGEDGYYFTNLCCALTFIEKLDGKSLNLTAEEFDRYMSGGSPNRPQAGGAAAFIQVHKRLDLLTGLGERQELVMERARQLESDLIDWTDEVEQNVQSVLETFEARSPPAAAGGSAATGAPAAASAIDSDNVENEHLPPPLTPQVFAG; encoded by the exons ATGATGGAAGGCCAGcggctttttttccccgcttCTTGTCATCTGAGCAGAGAGGGGAGTG ATGCCACCACCTCTTTGGATGCTCAGTCCAGCCCGAGCTCCTTCCCCACATCGAGCCGACCCTCCTCCGCGGACACCGACCGCGCGACCAGGGAGTTCATCGATTTCCTCAAGCCTCTGAAATACGGCCAGCAGATCTTTAAACAGTGTCGAGCCTTCACGGAGAGCATGGCCTACAAGCGG GACATGGGTGCGGAGGACATGTCCGAATGCGTTCAGGACTTCTACCAGTCTCTCTCGGAGCGCCTTCATACTCAATTCAAAG gCTCGTCCGAGTACATCGAGGGCATCATGGACCAAGTGGAGAGATATATCACGACGCGTTTGTACAAGGAAGTGTTTTGTCCGGAAACGTCCGACGATGAGAAGAAAGACCTGGCAGTACAGAATAGGATCAG AGCCTTGCACTGGGTCACCATTGAGATGCTGGGTGTTCCCGTCGATGAGGAGATCCCCGAGGCTTCCGACAGCGTGGTTAAAGCCATCACGG ACGTGGTCGAAATCGATTCCAAGCGAGTGCCCAAGGACAAGCTGGCGTGCATCACGCGCTGCAGCAAGCACATCTTCAACGCCATCCGCATCAGCAAGAAGGAGGCGGCGTCGGCGGACGACTTCCTGCCCACGCTCATCTATATCGTGCTGAAGGCCAACCCACCGCGCCTTCAGTCCAACATTCAGTACATCACTCGCTTCTGCAACCCCAGCAGGCTCATGACCGGAGAGGATGGCTACTACTTCACTAATCTG TGTTGCGCCTTGACCTTCATTGAGAAACTGGATGGCAAGTCACTCAACCTGACCGCTGAGGAGTTTGACCGTTACATGTCTGGGGGGTCCCCCAACCGGCCCCAGGCGGGCGGCGCCGCCGCGTTCATCCAGGTGCACAAGCGCCTGGACCTACTGACTGGCCTCGGCGAGCGGCAGGAGCTCGTCATGGAGCGGGCGCGGCAGCTGGAGAGCGACCTCATCGACTGGACGGACGAAGTGGAGCAGAACGTGCAGAGCGTCCTGGAGACTTTTGAGGCGCGGAGCcctcccgccgccgccggcggcAGCGCGGCGACGGGCGCGCCGGCGGCCGCTTCGGCTATCGACTCTGATAACGTTGAGAATGAGCACCTGCCACCGCCGCTGACGCCGCAAGTGTTTGCCGGCTGA
- the rabgef1l gene encoding RAB guanine nucleotide exchange factor (GEF) 1, like isoform X1 — protein sequence MMAQRPERRRIHLDQSQLLCTKGCDFYGNAAWQGLCSKCWREENQRDKQKQIQEDWALAERLQREEEEAYASRSQKAQPQPAVTPFNKFEERKTKEKSSKVNTVAKFFAPSIKIPPKKDATTSLDAQSSPSSFPTSSRPSSADTDRATREFIDFLKPLKYGQQIFKQCRAFTESMAYKRDMGAEDMSECVQDFYQSLSERLHTQFKGSSEYIEGIMDQVERYITTRLYKEVFCPETSDDEKKDLAVQNRIRALHWVTIEMLGVPVDEEIPEASDSVVKAITDVVEIDSKRVPKDKLACITRCSKHIFNAIRISKKEAASADDFLPTLIYIVLKANPPRLQSNIQYITRFCNPSRLMTGEDGYYFTNLCCALTFIEKLDGKSLNLTAEEFDRYMSGGSPNRPQAGGAAAFIQVHKRLDLLTGLGERQELVMERARQLESDLIDWTDEVEQNVQSVLETFEARSPPAAAGGSAATGAPAAASAIDSDNVENEHLPPPLTPQVFAG from the exons ATGATGGCTCAGAGGCCTGAACGTCGTCGGATCCATCTCGACCAATCACAGCTGCTTTGTACCAAAGGATGTGATTTTTATGGCAACGCAGCTTGGCAGGGCTTGTGCTCCAAGTGCTGGCGAGAGGAAAACCAGCGGGATAAGCAAAAACAGATCCAGGAAGACTGGGCTCTCGCTGAGAG GTTGcagagagaggaagaggaagcctATGCGAGCAGATCTCAGAAGGCCCAGCCGCAGCCTGCTGTCACACCTTTCAACAAGTTTGAGGAACGGAAGACCAAGGAAAAGTCGAGCAAGGTCAACACTGTCGCCAAGTTTTTCGCGCCCTCCATCAAAATACCACCCAAAAAAG ATGCCACCACCTCTTTGGATGCTCAGTCCAGCCCGAGCTCCTTCCCCACATCGAGCCGACCCTCCTCCGCGGACACCGACCGCGCGACCAGGGAGTTCATCGATTTCCTCAAGCCTCTGAAATACGGCCAGCAGATCTTTAAACAGTGTCGAGCCTTCACGGAGAGCATGGCCTACAAGCGG GACATGGGTGCGGAGGACATGTCCGAATGCGTTCAGGACTTCTACCAGTCTCTCTCGGAGCGCCTTCATACTCAATTCAAAG gCTCGTCCGAGTACATCGAGGGCATCATGGACCAAGTGGAGAGATATATCACGACGCGTTTGTACAAGGAAGTGTTTTGTCCGGAAACGTCCGACGATGAGAAGAAAGACCTGGCAGTACAGAATAGGATCAG AGCCTTGCACTGGGTCACCATTGAGATGCTGGGTGTTCCCGTCGATGAGGAGATCCCCGAGGCTTCCGACAGCGTGGTTAAAGCCATCACGG ACGTGGTCGAAATCGATTCCAAGCGAGTGCCCAAGGACAAGCTGGCGTGCATCACGCGCTGCAGCAAGCACATCTTCAACGCCATCCGCATCAGCAAGAAGGAGGCGGCGTCGGCGGACGACTTCCTGCCCACGCTCATCTATATCGTGCTGAAGGCCAACCCACCGCGCCTTCAGTCCAACATTCAGTACATCACTCGCTTCTGCAACCCCAGCAGGCTCATGACCGGAGAGGATGGCTACTACTTCACTAATCTG TGTTGCGCCTTGACCTTCATTGAGAAACTGGATGGCAAGTCACTCAACCTGACCGCTGAGGAGTTTGACCGTTACATGTCTGGGGGGTCCCCCAACCGGCCCCAGGCGGGCGGCGCCGCCGCGTTCATCCAGGTGCACAAGCGCCTGGACCTACTGACTGGCCTCGGCGAGCGGCAGGAGCTCGTCATGGAGCGGGCGCGGCAGCTGGAGAGCGACCTCATCGACTGGACGGACGAAGTGGAGCAGAACGTGCAGAGCGTCCTGGAGACTTTTGAGGCGCGGAGCcctcccgccgccgccggcggcAGCGCGGCGACGGGCGCGCCGGCGGCCGCTTCGGCTATCGACTCTGATAACGTTGAGAATGAGCACCTGCCACCGCCGCTGACGCCGCAAGTGTTTGCCGGCTGA
- the LOC119132815 gene encoding caspase-1-A-like codes for MAEELKRVRTLFIEKVTLTIINQLLDDLLEAKALNDGEQENILDVNVGRADKARALIDSVRKKGDKASWFIITSLKKRNPMLFEELELPEPPHATPEADRQWSTKLIPCKRPFWNSKKNDPEIYPVTEESVRSRVALLITNIKFKDPSRDRQGAEVDERNMQRLLEALGYEVVKHTNLTGQEMDKAVLDFSKHSKLKDTDSVFVVIMSHGKLGSILGVNWNKTQKPDEADAFAIDNIYKHLNSTNCRALINKPKIIIIQACRGEKTGAVALSDDAGPLWSDAAGGCQFVHIEKDFGALLSCTPDTKSYRDPVTGSLLIQYFVEVVNTCACEKDLEELIRMIMRRFERLPYVTKKQMPTKERWTMTKLFYLFPGI; via the exons ATGGCTG AAGAACTAAAGCGCGTGAGAACGCTGTTTATTGAAAAAGTGACCTTGACAATAATCAATCAACTTCTGGACGACCTTTTGGAAGCTAAAGCCTTGAATGACGGAGAGCAGGAGAATATCTTGGATGTGAATGTCGGCAGAGCAGACAAAGCTCGTGCCCTCATCGACTCAGTGAGGAAAAAAGGTGATAAGGCAAGCTGGTTTATCATAACTTCCCTTAAAAAGAGGAACCCAATGCTCTTCGAAGAATTGGAACTCCCCGAGCCTCCCCATG CTACCCCCGAGGCGGATCGTCAGTGGTCAACCAAACTCATCCCTTGCAAAAGGCCCTTTTGGAATTCCAAAAAGAATGACCCAGAG ATCTATCCTGTGACTGAAGAGTCCGTACGGAGCCGCGTGGCTCTGCTTATCACCAATATCAAATTTAAGGACCCGAGTCGTGACAGACAGGGAGCTGAGGTAGATGAGCGGAACATGCAAAGGCTGTTGGAGGCTTTAGGATACGAGGTGGTTAAACACACCAACCTCACAGGACAG GAAATGGACAAGGCCGTCCTCGACTTCTCCAAACATTCCAAACTCAAAGACACAGACAGTGTGTTTGTGGTCATCATGTCTCACGGGAAATTGGGATCGATCCTCGGCGTCAACTGGAACAAGACCCAAAAGCCGGATGAAGCGGATGCGTTTGCCATCGATAACATTTACAAACATCTGAACTCAACCAACTGCAGGGCGCTGATCAACAAACCCaagatcatcatcatccaagCCTGTCGAGGAG AGAAGACCGGGGCGGTGGCCTTGAGCGATGATGCGGGTCCGCTCTGGTCTGATGCTGCCGGTGGCTGTCAATTTGTCCACATAGAGAAAGATTTCGGCGCGCTTCTCTCTTGCACACCTG ATACCAAGTCATACCGAGACCCAGTGACAGGCTCTTTGCTAATTCAGTATTTTGTTGAAGTTGTAAACACCTGCGCTTGTGAGAAAGACCTTGAGGAACTTATCAGGATG ATCATGCGACGTTTTGAAAGATTGCCGtatgtgacaaaaaaacagatgcCAACTAAAGAAAGATGGACGATGACAAAGCTCTTCTACCTCTTTCCTGGCATTTGA